One genomic region from Cyanobium usitatum str. Tous encodes:
- a CDS encoding ABC transporter ATP-binding protein, whose product MTSPVLAIENLVVRYPEAERPTLDGLTLSLSPGERLALVGPSGCGKSTVARAVLQLLPPGSQCSGSLLLAGQNPSQMARPALRQLRGEAVGLVFQDPMTRLNPLLTIGAHLADTLAAHRPRWQRRQVRQRAETLLIRVGIGPERYGSYPHEFSGGMRQRLAIALAMALEPPLVIADEPTTSLDVAVAGQVMAELSNLCREAGSALLLISHDLAMAGRWCDQIAVLDQGHLVEQAPARQLLLAPSSALAQRLVAKAREREGAESLPPPPAPLLLEIEQLRSWHPLPSLPWQSHWLKAVDGVSLRLQQGETIGLVGASGCGKSTLCRALMGLAPVRGGTVRLQGTNLLSLRGRALRQARRGIQMVFQDPLACLNPQMVVGEAIADPLLIHGLANRSQARQRARELLTAVGLTPPEAFENRLPRTLSGGQQQRVAIARALILNPQVLLCDESVSMLDAEVQADVLALLRELQERLGLGMLFVTHDLSVASGFCHRVLVLEGGKIVEEGPGSRLLSDPQTAITRTLVEACPRLPSAA is encoded by the coding sequence GGGTCCTTCCGGCTGCGGCAAAAGCACCGTGGCCCGGGCCGTGCTGCAACTACTACCCCCGGGCAGCCAGTGCAGCGGCTCCCTGCTGCTAGCGGGTCAGAACCCCAGCCAAATGGCCCGGCCGGCCCTGCGCCAACTACGCGGTGAAGCGGTGGGGCTGGTGTTCCAGGACCCAATGACCCGCCTCAACCCGCTACTGACGATCGGCGCTCACCTGGCCGACACCCTGGCGGCCCACCGGCCCCGCTGGCAGAGGCGCCAGGTGCGGCAACGGGCGGAAACCCTTCTGATCCGGGTGGGCATCGGCCCGGAGCGCTACGGCAGCTATCCCCATGAATTCAGTGGCGGCATGCGCCAGCGCTTAGCGATCGCCCTGGCGATGGCCCTGGAGCCTCCGCTGGTGATCGCCGACGAACCCACCACCAGCCTGGATGTGGCCGTAGCCGGCCAGGTGATGGCGGAGCTCAGCAACCTCTGCCGCGAAGCGGGCAGCGCCCTACTGCTGATCAGCCACGACCTGGCCATGGCGGGCCGCTGGTGCGACCAGATCGCCGTGCTGGATCAGGGACACCTGGTGGAACAGGCGCCAGCCCGGCAGTTGCTGCTGGCCCCCAGCTCCGCCCTGGCCCAACGGCTGGTGGCCAAGGCACGGGAGCGGGAGGGCGCCGAAAGTTTGCCGCCGCCGCCAGCACCGCTGCTGCTGGAAATCGAGCAGCTGCGCAGCTGGCATCCCCTGCCATCCCTGCCCTGGCAATCCCATTGGCTTAAGGCTGTTGATGGCGTCAGCCTGCGCCTGCAGCAAGGCGAAACCATCGGCCTGGTGGGAGCCTCAGGCTGCGGCAAAAGCACCCTCTGCCGCGCCCTGATGGGGCTGGCGCCGGTGCGGGGCGGCACGGTGCGCCTGCAGGGCACAAACCTGCTCAGCCTGCGGGGCCGAGCCCTGCGCCAGGCCAGGCGCGGCATTCAGATGGTCTTTCAAGATCCGCTGGCCTGCCTCAACCCCCAGATGGTGGTGGGTGAGGCGATTGCCGATCCCCTGCTGATCCACGGCCTGGCCAACCGCTCCCAGGCCCGTCAACGCGCCCGCGAACTGCTCACAGCGGTGGGGCTCACCCCCCCGGAAGCCTTTGAAAACCGCCTGCCCCGCACACTCTCTGGCGGTCAGCAGCAACGGGTAGCGATTGCCCGGGCCCTGATCCTGAATCCCCAGGTGCTGCTCTGCGATGAGAGCGTCAGCATGCTGGATGCCGAGGTGCAGGCAGATGTGCTGGCCCTGCTGCGGGAGCTGCAGGAGCGGCTGGGGTTGGGGATGCTGTTTGTCACCCACGACCTGTCGGTGGCAAGTGGCTTCTGCCACCGGGTGCTGGTGCTGGAGGGGGGGAAGATCGTGGAGGAGGGTCCCGGCTCCAGGCTGCTGAGCGATCCCCAAACCGCAATCACCCGAACCCTGGTGGAAGCCTGCCCGCGCCTACCTAGCGCCGCCTGA
- a CDS encoding RluA family pseudouridine synthase yields MSEFGEGEGELLTLTYAKPLPMRLDRWLVSQRPEQSRARIQKFIEAGYVRVNGVTGRAKTPLRPKDVVELWMPPPEPLPYLVAQAMSLDVLFEDAHLIVLNKPAGLTVHPAPGNKDGTLVNGLLHHCPDLPGIGGELRPGIVHRLDKDTTGCIVVAKSQEALVKLQVQIQKRIASRQYLAVVHGQPAGDSGTIVGAIGRHPVDRKKYAVVHDDSGRHACTHWRLVERLGDYSLLRFKLDTGRTHQIRVHCAHIGHPIVGDPTYSRCRKLPLELPGQALHAVQLGLDHPITKQRLVCEAPLPEAFERLLAVLRRR; encoded by the coding sequence ATGAGCGAATTCGGTGAGGGCGAAGGTGAGCTGCTGACGCTCACCTATGCCAAGCCGCTGCCGATGCGGCTGGATCGCTGGCTGGTGTCCCAGCGGCCGGAGCAGAGTCGCGCCCGGATCCAAAAGTTCATCGAGGCGGGCTACGTGCGGGTCAACGGCGTCACGGGGCGGGCCAAGACGCCGCTGCGCCCAAAGGACGTGGTGGAGCTGTGGATGCCGCCGCCCGAGCCCCTGCCCTACCTAGTGGCCCAGGCGATGTCCCTGGATGTGCTGTTTGAAGACGCCCACCTGATCGTGCTCAACAAGCCCGCCGGGCTCACGGTGCACCCGGCGCCCGGCAACAAGGACGGCACCTTGGTGAATGGCCTGTTGCACCACTGCCCAGATCTGCCCGGCATCGGCGGTGAGTTGCGGCCCGGCATCGTGCACCGGCTTGATAAGGACACCACGGGCTGCATCGTCGTGGCCAAGAGCCAGGAGGCCCTGGTGAAGTTGCAAGTGCAGATCCAGAAACGCATCGCTTCTCGCCAGTACCTGGCGGTGGTGCACGGCCAGCCCGCTGGCGACTCCGGCACGATCGTTGGGGCGATCGGCCGCCATCCCGTCGACCGCAAGAAATATGCGGTGGTCCATGACGACTCGGGGCGCCATGCCTGCACCCACTGGCGCCTGGTAGAGCGACTGGGGGATTACAGCCTGCTGCGCTTCAAGCTCGACACCGGCCGCACCCACCAGATCCGGGTGCACTGCGCCCACATCGGTCACCCGATCGTGGGCGACCCCACCTACTCCCGCTGCCGCAAGCTGCCGCTTGAGCTGCCTGGCCAGGCCTTGCACGCCGTGCAACTCGGACTTGATCACCCGATCACCAAGCAGCGACTGGTGTGCGAAGCACCGCTGCCGGAGGCGTTCGAGCGCTTGCTGGCGGTGCTCAGGCGGCGCTAG